The Equus asinus isolate D_3611 breed Donkey chromosome 25, EquAss-T2T_v2, whole genome shotgun sequence genomic sequence TGGAGCACCTGAGTTAAAAGACCAGGGTCCTTGAGAGAGGAACAAATGGAGGATATTCCCATTGGAATATTCCAGGATTCCAAGTTCTTCAGTGACCATACGGTAAAGGGTAAGATGTGAATGCTGGAATCATCCAGTGTTGGATTTAAGGCTTTGCTCTGCCTTCAACTGGTTTGGGACATTAGTTATGTGtcctgaaaaatggggataataatacctaccctAAAGAGTTCTTGAAAGAACtagaagaaataatatttgtaaaatgcctGTAACAAaaatgccagccctggtggtctagtggttaagattcaacGCTCTCACTACCACAGTTCAGGTTTGTTTTCCAATCAGGCaaccacaccacctatctgtcggttgtcatattgtggcaggtgcatgttgctgtgatgctaaaagctaggccactagtatttcaaattgCAGCAAGGTCACCCACGGTGAGCAAGTTTCAGTGGGTCTTCCAGACTAACACAGActaggaaggacctggccacccattcaccaaaaaaatggccatgaaaatcctatgaagaGCAGTGGAGCATTGCCTGATACAGCACCACAAGTtcagaggatggtgcaaaaaagaccaggcagagatCCACTCTGCCGTACATGAGGcctctaggagtcagaattggttcagtggcactaacaacaaaggaCAAAACCTGGTTCATTACAGGCTTTGAAAGCCCTGcccccttccattttttttttaattccctgcTTTGGTGGGATGTGAAGAGTCAATGGGTGGTCACTGCTCCTGGGCTGATGGGCGTTGACATCCAGCCACAACCAGTCACCTGGGGTGCCAGTGAGGTGATATGATCTTTTTCTCTCAGATTTCTGCTCAGCCTGAGGGAAAAGAGGTCAGAAACAGCCTTATTATGGATCCCCCTACTCCTCCCTTATCCATGCGCCATCCAGCAGGCTCCTAGCATTGCTTCATAATGCTCAAGCCTGTAGCTCAGAACTTTGCTTTGAGGTCAGGGATGAAGCAGCTGAGCTGAGCTGACTGGGAGGAGAACCAAGAGATGCAGAAATCTAGGCCAGGAGATGAGATGCCAGAGTTCACAGTACCAGTAAGTCTATCTCTGAGCCAAAATCTTGGATccaaggaaggaggcagaggcttTGAGGAGAAGCTCCCACACACCACAGTGCAGGCTGCATCAGGTCCTTAGGCAATGTGAGGCTGCAGGTGGGGTGAGGAAGTCCCCACTTCAGATCTCTGGACCAGGGAGAGTCATGAGAGCTCATCGGCAGGGTCATGGGAGGTCATCATTTCCATCCTTGCTTCCACCTGGACCCAGCACCAGAAAGACCTGAAGCAGCCTCTGTGCTCTTGGTCTCAGTCTGCTGAGCCCCTGTGGGAGGAAGGGTGGCCCAGACCCTTCACACAGAGAGGTGCTTGTCTTCTTGGTCCTGGTCTCCTTCAGCCCTGACACCCTCCTGGGGGAGTCCCAGGTTAGTCCAGCAGAGAGGACTCATGTCTAATCCAGGACAGACTGTGGCCATGGCCTTAGTTATGTCCAAGGCATTGGAAAATGTCAGACATGGGAAAGACCATTTCCAAACCAAGGACCAGCTAGGATCCATGGAACACGTGACTTGGAAGGAGGCTTCAGGCAGGATGGCAGTATTTCAACAGACAGGGATGGGAGCAAGGAACAGGGAGAGGGAACTGTCATTCTAGACATAGGGAACTGAGTGAGCAAAGAGGGGCTGACCTAGGGTCTCAGGCCAGCATGGGTGTGCGGGGCTGAGGGTCAGCAGAAGACTCTGGAGACGGCTGGTCCCACAAGCTTCACATGCCACAACAGCCCCACCAAGGAGGGCGGGAGGACACTGCACATCCATTCTAACCACCAAGTGCCCCTATCCAAGGTAGGAGAAGAGTTGAGGCTGTTTTCCTAAGAGGGCAACTCCCAACTTTGGGCCTCTGGAGTGATTTTCTGAGAAACAGAAGAAttgaaagggactgaaacagtccaAATTCCTCTTCCCACTCCACAGGAAAGTGGGTTTGGGGCCCATGGGCTGACGCTGAGGCCAAGGTCCAGGTTAGCACAGGTGGCCAAGAACAAGGGCTCTGGCCAGTATGTAACATACACTAGACactctccccaacacacacactcactgccCAACACCCCCAAGGGAGCCCTCCACAAGGTGCAAAGGAAGCCTCAGGCCAGTCCCTTTGTGGGCTCCCACCCACCCGTGCTGCTTCCATTAATCCTGAACTCAGCATCCAGCACCGAGGGCCTCACTGCCTCCTTTGTGGCATGGTCAACACGTCTACACAGTCCCCACACTTGTGCTCATGTTCTCAGAAAGACACACAGCAGAGGTTGTGGGGATTAACACAAGCGCAATCAGGAGGGTCTCCTTTGGGGAATCTTCATGAGGAGAGGGGTCAGGAGCCGACTCAATGACAGGAAAAGAGCACTTGTCCTGCAGGAGTGAGGGTCCTGAGTGGGAGGGCAGCTTAGGGAGGTGTCAGAGGACATGACAGGGCTACACGTGCCCAGGGAGTTGAAGACATGAGGGTCAGAGCAATGTGGACCAGAAGCAGCTGGAGCTGGaccagagctggaagaggcaggtgtCTGCAGGGATCAAGCTCAGTGTGGAGGTGTCCTAGGAATGCTGATTCTCCTGTTTTCTCCAATGTAATTATCTTcatggcctggcctggcctggcttctGGACCTCACTGTAGACAGTAGTGAGAGGTTCCTTTTCTTGTAGACATCGTTCACCCATACTCTAGGAATGCAAGACAGAAGATTCATAGAACAGCTGAGGGATAGAGAGATTCCAGAGGGACCCACAGGGAACCAATGTCGCTGACATGAACTGCATGTGTATTCCCCCAGAGTACCCAGCGCTACACTGGCCCCAGTTGTAAATTTTCTTAGTACATACCATCGACTATCAGGAAGGAGTTAGAGACAGAAGGGCCAGAAATGCTCAGACTCAGCCACAGAGGGTGGGAGAGCCCAAGTGGGCACTGCTCCCAGCTCTCACCTTGTCCTTGCCACCTCGAGACTCCTGCAAGCTCAGCTCTGCATACTGCATGTCATCATCGTGGTTCCTGTGTTCCTCCTGCAGTCCTGCACCTGAGTCACACATAGATTGGAGCTGGAATCTGGGCCTTGGAAACCTGTACCCTCCCCCACTGCTATGAAGCTCAAGGGCATTCCCTGAGCAGCAAAAtgcaggaggaagggagccagGGGTCAAGTGGGGCAGGGGAGGTATGTGGGCCAGAAAGAAGTTAACCTGCCTCTTCCAAtctccatcttcttcttcttctcatgtGTCTTCCAAAGGTACAGTCCAACACCGAGGATCAATGGCACAGCCACGATGGGCCCTAGGATGGCTTTGAGGGTGCCTGTTGAGGCGTGTCCCTGTGAATCTGTTCCCCTCAAgcagaaagaatgaagaaggTTAAGGCACAAGAGAACTTAGATACCCAATGCTAAGGAGAGATAGAGAGAGCAGGTAGAGAAGTCTGAGGGTTCTGGATCAGAAGCCGAAGAGGCAGGAGCAtggagattcattcattcaaccagttCCCGAGCTCCTGCTTGCTGCCTGGGATATTGAGATGGACAAGACTTGGTCCCCGCCCTTGGAGCTCATCACCCCGCAGGGAAGACTGAGAGAATAACGAAGTCTGCCAGCCGGAGTGATTGCAGTGCAATAGAGGTTTACACCTTGTACACAGGtcttcagggaaggcttcccagaggaggtgatggGTAACCTGAGTCTTGAGGGAGGAATAGGAGTTTACCAGATATTCATCATTCCAGGAGGGAGGAGCACATGTTCAGGATATGACTGTGTCAAAAAGCCAGCCCCTGGGAGTCCCCAGCACCCCGCTGGGGCAGGCAGAAGAGAACAGGACAGGAAGGAGCTGGGCAAGAAAGTTCATAGAGAGGCAGGACTCTGCTCTCAGAGGGTCTAGTGGGTCACGCTGAGTGTTGAACTTTATCTGAGGGTCCTGcacaggggtggggtgaggggagggtcaCAGGGGGTTTTATGTGATGCTGACACATCAGATCCCTCCAGAAGCTCATGGAGGGTCGTTTAGAGGGGCGAGGCTGCACTCAGGGGTACCAGGTCATCCGTTCATTCAATGGGACACTGTGAACAAACTGTGCCAGAAGCTGTGCTTGGCACAGGGATTCAGAGGAGAAGAAGAcagggccctgccctcaaggTGCTCCAGGCTCTGGAGGAGACAGGTACAATACAGAGCAGTACCGCTCAGTGGGGGGCCAGGGACCCTCCTTAAAGGTGAGCCTGAGGGCAGGATGGCTAAAGGCCCTGGGCAAAATGAGAATGAGGAGCCCTGTCTTCAAAGATTGTTAGAAATTTCAAGATGACCACCGGAGAGCTTTAAAACCAGCACAGAGCTCTGTGTGACAACATGGGACACATGCTACTGCAGTCACCCGTGCCTGAGGGAAATCCTTCAATAAGAATAATGCAAGAGGGGCAGGCCCAGTAGCTCAGGagctaagttcacacgttccgcttctcagcggcccagtgttcgccggttcagaccctgggtgcggacatgacaccgcttggcaaaaagccatgctgtggtaggcgtcccacatataaaaaactggaggaagatgggcatggatgttagctcagggccagtcttccttggcaaaaagagggggattcgcagtagttagctcagggctgatcttcctcaaaaaaaaaaaaaaaaagaataaggcaaGAAATGAAGAACAAGATAGGAGGAATGATGGTAGAGGAAACAGTACATCCAGAGGCTCTAACTTTGCAGAAGGCATTTGGGACTCCAAGCAAGCAGGTTGGTGTGAGTGTCAGTGACCAAAACATGGGCACAGAAGCGTCAGAGCCCTGAATCCTACAGGCAGTCCCTGGAGGTCAAACCTCTTCAGGCGACACAGACAAGTGACACAATCCAGATTCTTTCCCAAAGACCATTCTGCATTCCCTGTGGAGGacgggtggggtgggagaggtgcTGGACGGCTGCTGACCACCAGCAGGGGCAAGAGGTGAGAGGCAGAGATGTGAGAGTCATTTAAGAGCAGAAACAAGTTGGATGTGCCTCCCAGACTCCTGTAGGGGGTGACCAGGTTGGGGTGGTGCTGATAAACATGGTGGGGAGAAAAACCCAGAATCCTCAGACCCCAGAGCTCCCTGAGCTCCGACAGTGCCCCTCTCCTCTGGCATGTTGTACTCACCATGGGCACAGACCTTCCCAAGGGATGAGGTGACAGTTTTCCGGTCCTTGGAGTTGCTGACCACACAGGTGAGGCTGGCATTGTGCTGGCTCAGAGGCAGGCTCACAGCCAGGGTCCAGGAGTTGCGGGCTGGTTCCAGCTCCCTTGGGAGGTCCTTGCTTTCCCAGGTCACGTTCAGGTCCTCTGTGACCCCTGCAGCCCTGCACTCTAGAGTGATGTTGCACCAGCCTGGTGTGGTGGACACTGACTGGACCTGGATCTGGGGAAGGGGCACAGGCTCTGGGGTGAAAGGAACAAGAGAATGGAGCCTCATGTGAGTGGAAAACACTACAATTTGCACATTCTCATCCACTATCTCACTGAagctctgtcttcctccctctaGGAAGGGGAGACATTTTATAGAGGAAATAGAATTTACCCAAAGCTAAATATGTTGCAAGAGACAAGAAGGAAGGGAGCCACTGAGTTAAGCCTTATGTGGCTGCACTAGACTGGGAAAGTCTTAAAATCTCCCACAAGAAAATAAAGCCAGCACTCCACCACCCAAGGCCCACTATTTTTAGAAATTGGGTctttcccagaaggagaagaattgGAATGAAGGACGTGTCCTGGTCCAGGGCTCTCACTCTGCTTCTCCTGCTGAGAGGGTGCCTGGACTACACAGCCCACGGTGAAGAAGGACATCTGGCCAGCTCTGGGAGTCCTGAGAAAGGCCCCATGCGCCCCAAAGTGGAGAGATGTGGGAGATGCAGTGGTTATGACTATGGATGACACCCCCAAGTGTGATTAGAACATGCCACTGAACTTGTGGTACACAGAGGAGGGGAAGTGAGAGGTTTTCCAGACATCATAGAAATCCCATGGAGACCTAAAGCTGTCAAAGCCACTCTCCATAGCAGGATATTTCTCTATGGAGAGAAATGTAGGGAAAGAAAGAGGTGCTAAATGAGGTCTTCAGAAGTGTGGCAGACTGGAATTTCTCCTACGTCTATGGAAGCTCTTAGGGCTGGATTTTGTGAGCGaggctggcctgggctggggctgaggaagagcagagagaataGGGAGGATGAACTACATGTGATTTCTGAATTATGACAGGCAGAACAGTGCCCCCcgcccaaagatgtccacatcctactcctcaggacctgtgaatatgttaggttaatGGCAAAGGGGAATTGAGGTAATAGATAGAATTAAGGTTGCTGATCAGCTGAcattaaaatagggagattattctggattatctggatgggacctatgtaatcacaagggttcttaaaagtagaaggaaggagagacaTCAGAGGGATGCAGTGTGAGGAGGACTCGTCCCACCGTTGCTgcctttgaagacagaggaatgTGGCCAAGAGCTAGGAATGCAGGCAGCCACCAGGAggtggaaaagacaagaaaatgtttTTACGTGTGGTTCCTGCAGAatggaacacagccctgccaacaccttcactTTAGTCCAGTGAGACCCATGTCTGACTCCTGACCTACACACAGCAGAGTAAGGGAACACAGTTGTGTGGATTTAGCCCGCTACGTTTGTAGTACAGCAGTCCCTCCTCATCCACGGTTTCACTTTCCCAGGTTTCCGTTAGCCACGGTCAACCACACAccaaaaagattaaatgagaaattccagaaataaagttGTCATGTTTTAAATTGCATAGTTTTCTGAGTAATGTGTTGAAGTCTCACGGCATCCCACTCCATCCTgcctgggacgtgaatcatcACTTTGTCCAGTGTGTCCACACTGTATACACTACCCATCCGTGAGTCACTTAGTAGCCAGCTGGCTTATCAGATCTACCGTGATGGTGtctcagtgcttgtgttcaagtaaccttcattttaattaataatgatCCCAAAGATCAACAGTAGTGACgctcggatatgccaaagagaagcaatAAAGTgattcttttaagtgaaaagatgaaagttcttgacttaataaggaaagaaaaaaatcatatgccgAGGGTTGcgaagatctatggtaacttttattacagtatagtGTTATCAtcgttctattttattattagttactgttcatctcttactgtgcctaatttataaatgaagctttatcataggtatgtatgtataggaaaagcATACTATATATATGGTTCGGTACTATCCACGGTTTCAAGCATCCACTGGaagtcttggaatgtatcctctACATATAAGGGGGGCCActataatttgttatagcaggaatagaaaactaatacatgaaTTAAGTCAACCGAGTCCTCTAAAGAACAAAGTGTTATCGCAAAAATTCCATTTCCCCCATAATTCTATTTTTGTCTCCCAAAACACTGAAGTAATTCTTTCCCTGGtgtgaatctcagctctgctctccATTTGTGCTGAACCCACTTACCCTAATTTCAAGGGAGAAAATAGAGCCTGAAGGCTGCCGTCAGGAAGGAGTCCTGCAAAATGGTGCCCACGCGACACTCCTAGGCACAAAAGAGGCCGTAGCCATGGGATTGAGGTGGGGGGGTGTCACGTACCATAGACAGTGAGGTCGAAAATCTGGTGAGATTCCATTCCCCCAGGTAAGTTGGCTCGAGCCTGGTACTGCCCACTGTCCTCACGGGTCAAGTTCTCAATCCTCAGGGACGTCATATTGGGCACATGGACCCTCTGCATGTACTTGTCCTGTAGGTTGACCCAGGTTGGAGTCTCTTCTGACCCCTTACGGACTTTCAGCATGACTGTGTATTTAATGGCAGGGCCAAAGGCCCAAACGATCTCCTCCAGCTCAGTTCCTGACTCCTTGGTCACATGAAACCACACAGAACCTCCTCGGATCCCCTTCAGAGAAACGTAGGATCCAGAATCCTGACCTCCAGCATCATGTGCTCCAGGACTCTTGAACCCAGTGCTGCAGACATCTAGGGCATTGGAAACAGGAACATGAGTGTTTTTTGAACAAGAATAATAGAGAGAACCACAGAACCcatctttttttgtgtatgtgtggtaaagaagattggccctgagctaacatctgtgcccatcttgctctattttgtatgtgggatgctgccacagcatggtttgatgagcaatgcataTGTCCGCACCAAGgctctgaacccgtgaacccttggatccaaagcggagtgcacaaacttaagcactatgccagcAGGCTAAAACGAGAACCCatctttttaatgaaatccaTCCAATATACTCCCTTGATTCCTGGAAGGCAGCCTAGTACAATGAATTTGAAGCAACTCTTAATCAAGTCCCGGTTCCAGTGGAGTATAACCTTGAACAGGTTACTTAAACACGCTAACCTGCAGGTTCCCTATCTGCGTCAAAATGATAGTGTGAATTAAATGAGGTCAAGGATCAAAAGCACCAGCACATTTTCTGACACATACCAAGAGCGTATCTGTAGGAGGCAGCTTCCAAGGTGGGTCCAAAGACCCCTCCCTCCTCATGCTTACACCCTTGGTAACCTAGCCCTGGAATGTGGTCTGaccttgtgacttgcttctaaggaACAGGATACAggaaaggtgatgggatgtcacctAACGATGTGAGCTTATACACGACTGTGACCCATCTTGCtcgcactctctctctccctcagtctgatgaagccagctgccatgttgtcagctgccctgtggagaggcccacacagcgaggaactgagggcagcctccagccaacagccagggagaaactgaggccctcagtccaacagccACAGGAACTGCATCCTATCAGCAATCACACGAGTGAGCTCGGAAGCAGAGTCTTCCCAGCTGAGCCTTGAGCTGACTGCAGCCCCCGCCAAGGCCTTGATTTCACTctcagagaccctgagccagagaaCCAGCTAAACCAGCCCTGGatcctgacccacagaagctgTGAGGCTGTACATGGTATTGTTTTAAGGCACAAGTTTTCGAGTAACAGGTTACACAGCGATGGATAACTAATACAATAACAAGGttgctctcccttccccttccttccaggcAGTGTAGTAGTCAGGACGGGCTGGGCTGTGGTAACAAATAATTACAGTGCCTCAGGGTCTTAAAAGGGGAGTTTGTATCCTATACCACATGTCccatgagagagggagggagggggcctgtCACACGTGGTGGAGGCTCCACCACCTTGTAGCTGCACTGCAGCGTCCTCACAGCCTCTCAGTCCCACCTCAGAGGATGTTTTATTGAAACGTGCTGAGGGGTCAGACTGGGTGATCCAGTACAACAGGTGGTCTAAAGCTTGGACTTCAGAGCCAGCGAGACTAAAGTTGAAGCCAGGTCTCCATTTTTCTGGCTGTGTGGACTTGAGCTGTTATTGAACCTCTCGGCCTtcactttctcatctgtgaaatggaaatgatGACAGTGCTCACCTCACAGAATTATTGTGGGGACTTAAGAAGATAAAAGCTCTCAGCACAGTGTTCGATAACTCATCCATAAATGTGTTCCAGCTCACTACGATGATGATGATTCTTGACCAAGCctacctgggatcagaaccagacATTCCCAGGTCCCAGGGTGgtgctctttcctctcccctaCCTGCCCCTTTAAGGGGTCTCCCCCTGGATACAGGGCTGGGCTCGACACCTGTGGGTGTAATCCCATAGGTGGCTGTAGGGAGTCAAAGTCCAGCCAGGGCCTTCTTGTTTACCAAAGGCCTCAGTCTGAAAGGAAATTTATTGCTGTGTAGACAGCAGCTGGCTGCCATGGCCACTGTCAGCTTCTATGTTATCAGGTACCTGAAGACATCTGTGCTGCCCAGGGAGAGTggtaaagatggaggaaggacagGCTACATGCTATCCTAAGCTTGGGTTGAAAAAATTACTATTATCAACTGCATTCGGTGTGGGCATTCTCCACTTTCTTTAGTGAGTTGCTTTATAATCTTAAAAGCATTATGTGTTCATAAAAACTATTATATGGATTATGGAGTTGATTCAAGTAAAAGTTCCAAGAGCGTCTCCTTCCAAAGGTAAGCCCTGTTATTgatgtgtatccttccagacCTTTCTCTATGTAGCCACAAATGCCATAAACTCTGTAAACACGAGGCACCTGTTTGTACATTCATTCCAGCATCCTGATGGCCTGTGTGGGTGCGGTCTCAGACTCTCTTGGAACAGGCTGTGAAAGCCTcctggttccctcattaattaatgagtgaAATTAAAGTATTCTTTAACACCTCAGCCAATCATGGAATTCAGAGTTCATCACACATTGAAGTGTGCAATTTTGGACACAGCAACGGACACTAAGCATTAATGCTCTATCTAACCTGGTGCTCACTGGAACATATTGTTCCAATGGGGAACTGCTCAGATGGACGAACTGACAGACAGCATTTCAATCTCCAGGGTGGCGCCTTCCTAAGGGATTTTCACAGTAATTCTGACCCAATTatgtttgtctgtttctcccagtGTTGGTAAGAGGGGGTCAGCAcagggaaacagagagaaagaagctgaTATTTTCTGCTCCACAGACAGAAACTGAGAAGCTCTGGCCGAGGTTCTCAGTCAGCTGCTTCTGAACAGAACAGCTGTAGCGAGCTTTCCTGAGCAGGGTTTGCAGACCAAGTTCCACACACTGGGGGAAGGAGATGATGTCCTTCCAGGTGGTCTGGAGACCCCCCTCTCAGGAGCAGTTGACAGAAAAAACAGAGGGCCAGGTTGGATCCCAAAGATAAGCCTTGAAGAGGATGATGCCGTCCCTTCTTCGAGGGCTGAGGAAGTGACCACAGGGACTGCCAGGGGTCTTCTCTTAAATGGTCCCCTAAACAGGCTCACCAGCTGGCAGTCGCTGTCAGCCCACAGGAATAGGACAGGAAGGGATGAAGAGAGAGAGCAGCGGCCTTGAAGCAGCCACAGGAGAGTCCTGTCTGCGTGGACTCAGGAATCTCATCCCCTTAGAGGGGATCTGCCCAGGCCCTCCTGTCACAGAAGAGGAGGCTCCCTGGTGGGTGACCTTGTCCTGGGTCACGCAGGGCAGAGTCAGACCTGGAGC encodes the following:
- the LOC106828440 gene encoding CD48 antigen-like isoform X2: MLKVRKGSEETPTWVNLQDKYMQRVHVPNMTSLRIENLTREDSGQYQARANLPGGMESHQIFDLTVYEPVPLPQIQVQSVSTTPGWCNITLECRAAGVTEDLNVTWESKDLPRELEPARNSWTLAVSLPLSQHNASLTCVVSNSKDRKTVTSSLGKVCAHDSQGHASTGTLKAILGPIVAVPLILGVGLYLWKTHEKKKKMEIGRGAGLQEEHRNHDDDMQYAELSLQESRGGKDKSMGERCLQEKEPLTTVYSEVQKPGQARP
- the LOC106828440 gene encoding CD48 antigen-like isoform X1 — protein: MGPCSEDPHLCWASWLLGFSSLLLNVCSTGFKSPGAHDAGGQDSGSYVSLKGIRGGSVWFHVTKESGTELEEIVWAFGPAIKYTVMLKVRKGSEETPTWVNLQDKYMQRVHVPNMTSLRIENLTREDSGQYQARANLPGGMESHQIFDLTVYEPVPLPQIQVQSVSTTPGWCNITLECRAAGVTEDLNVTWESKDLPRELEPARNSWTLAVSLPLSQHNASLTCVVSNSKDRKTVTSSLGKVCAHDSQGHASTGTLKAILGPIVAVPLILGVGLYLWKTHEKKKKMEIGRGAGLQEEHRNHDDDMQYAELSLQESRGGKDKSMGERCLQEKEPLTTVYSEVQKPGQARP